Part of the Leptospira yasudae genome is shown below.
GCGGAGAATTTAGTCGGTCAGGAAGACGGGGCTCTCGTTCACATGATGCGAAACCTCGAAATCGAACGCGTGACCCTTGCCGCTCAATCCTTGGGAATCGCAAAACGTTGCGTGGACATCATGGCCGATTATACGATTCGTCATAGAGAAGCGTTCGGGAAAAAGCTCGCCGAGTTCGGACAAATCCAAAGACTTCTCGCGGAATCCTATGCCGATTATCAAGCGGCTCGTGCGCTTGTGTATCAAGTCGCAAGCGGAATCAACCCGGATAGTCGAAATTCTCTTGGAGCCGCTTCCGCGAAATTGGTCGCGACTCAAATGGCAGAACGAGTGTCTCGGAATGCGATCCAAGCGCTCGGCGGTTATGGATATTGCAGAGAATATCCTGTGGAACGACTGCATAGGGATTCGATTCTTCTTTCCATCGGAGGAGGAACGAACGAGGCGATGCAGAAGAATATCGTGGCCGACTTGAAAAAGATCTACGAGGGAATCGCCTGAGTAGAAAGAACATACAGCTCACGGAAAAACTGGAAGAGTATATCTTCCGGAATTCCGTTCGAGAGCCGGACTCTTTTCGAAGATTGCGGGAAGAGACCGGCAAACTGGCTCAAGCCAACATGCAAATCAGCCCGGAAGAAGGGCAGTTTCTCCACATTCTCACCAAACTCAGCGGCGCCAAACGAATCATCGAAATCGGAACGTTTACCGGATATTCTTCCCTTTGTTTTGCGAGCGCGCTTCCGTCGGACGGAAAAATTCTTTGCTGCGATATCAGCGAAGAATGGACGACGATCGCTCGCAAACATTGGAAAGAAAACGGTCTTGAATCCAAGGTCCGTTTGAAGATCGGATCTGCATTAGAAACTTTGCAAGTGATTTTAGATTCTAAATCCGCGCCGGAATGGGCGTCCGATTTTGCGTTCGGTTCTTCTACGATCGATCTGGTGTTTCTGGACGCGGACAAGGAGAATTATCCGAACTATTATCCGTTGATTCTTAAGCTTCTCAAACCCGGAGGGTTGTTGATAGTGGACAACGTTCTTTGGGACGGAAGCGTAGCGGATGAGACGCATCAGGAAATCTCCACAATTGGAATCCGCAAACTCAATGAAATGATTCACAGCGACGAGTCCGTGGATGTAAGTTTGGTTCCGATCGCGGACGGAGTTTCTTTGGTGAGAAAGAAGTAACGTTGTAACGTTAAGCGCTTTGATTCTTGCGCGGAAAATAAATCGTTCACTCACTCCAAATTCTTTTTTCAGCCGAAATAGTTTGGTTCTTTTTCGATCTTCGATCGGATTTATAGTTTCCTTCTCGTAAACCTCATTCAAAAGATACTTCCCGCTTTGATAGATTCATTGATTAGAGTTGGGTCTGCAAACTATTTGGAGCTAAAATCGTGAATCCATTTCAACAAAC
Proteins encoded:
- a CDS encoding O-methyltransferase, with amino-acid sequence MSRKNIQLTEKLEEYIFRNSVREPDSFRRLREETGKLAQANMQISPEEGQFLHILTKLSGAKRIIEIGTFTGYSSLCFASALPSDGKILCCDISEEWTTIARKHWKENGLESKVRLKIGSALETLQVILDSKSAPEWASDFAFGSSTIDLVFLDADKENYPNYYPLILKLLKPGGLLIVDNVLWDGSVADETHQEISTIGIRKLNEMIHSDESVDVSLVPIADGVSLVRKK